From Halobacterium sp. R2-5, the proteins below share one genomic window:
- the nuoK gene encoding NADH-quinone oxidoreductase subunit NuoK yields MAVAVEYYLLLSAAVFCTGVFGILTRENALMFLISVELMLNAANINLVAFSHFYGNVTGQVFSLFVMALAAAEVAIGLGIVLVLYRNFDEVDVRNATTMRW; encoded by the coding sequence ATGGCGGTCGCCGTCGAGTACTACCTCCTGCTGTCCGCGGCCGTGTTCTGCACGGGCGTGTTCGGCATCCTCACGCGCGAGAACGCGCTCATGTTCCTCATCAGCGTCGAGCTGATGCTGAACGCCGCGAACATCAACCTCGTGGCGTTCTCGCACTTCTACGGCAACGTCACGGGCCAGGTGTTCAGCCTGTTCGTGATGGCGCTGGCGGCCGCCGAGGTCGCGATCGGCCTCGGCATCGTGCTCGTGTTGTACCGTAACTTCGACGAAGTCGACGTGCGGAACGCCACGACGATGAGGTGGTAA
- a CDS encoding proton-conducting membrane transporter: protein MTTRPQLRDPSTFVTGIVAVALFVVFAAVFLNAGFGGAVGFGADVNITASIGYALMGLLDVAGENTAGSEGFLAAFIIVALLLDAALEGSVLLATRDSEGGDGE from the coding sequence ATGACGACGCGACCGCAGCTCCGCGACCCGTCGACGTTCGTGACGGGCATCGTCGCGGTGGCGCTGTTCGTCGTGTTCGCGGCGGTGTTCCTCAACGCCGGGTTCGGGGGCGCCGTCGGGTTCGGCGCGGACGTGAACATCACGGCCTCGATCGGCTACGCGCTGATGGGGCTGCTGGACGTCGCTGGCGAGAACACCGCCGGCAGCGAGGGGTTCCTCGCCGCGTTCATCATCGTCGCGCTGCTGCTGGACGCGGCCCTCGAAGGGTCCGTGCTGCTGGCGACCCGCGACTCCGAAGGAGGTGACGGCGAGTAA
- a CDS encoding NADH-quinone oxidoreductase subunit J, with the protein MTTATIAFGLFALLTVACSLGAVLVRDVWHSALLLGGSLMSFAVHYVMLQAEFVAAMQILVYVGGVLILITFAVMLTRQTGGIGEVTNI; encoded by the coding sequence ATGACGACAGCAACAATCGCGTTCGGACTGTTCGCGCTGCTCACAGTAGCGTGCAGTCTCGGCGCTGTCCTGGTGCGGGACGTGTGGCACTCCGCGCTGCTGCTCGGCGGCTCACTGATGAGCTTCGCCGTGCACTACGTGATGTTACAGGCGGAGTTCGTCGCCGCGATGCAGATTCTCGTCTACGTCGGCGGCGTCCTCATCCTCATCACGTTCGCAGTGATGCTCACGCGTCAAACGGGAGGTATCGGCGAGGTGACCAACATATGA
- a CDS encoding NADH-quinone oxidoreductase subunit I, with protein sequence MIGLLKGMATTMKHALDGDTFTVEYPEEAPEVSPRFRGIHKFSQERCIWCRQCENVCPNDTIQIVTDKQRNGEQYNLHVGQCIYCRLCEEVCPVDAILLTENFEFTGDTKHDLVFNKEQLKNVPWYNDLDPLASREPDRGAWVGEGEGEVDYQ encoded by the coding sequence ATGATTGGACTACTCAAAGGGATGGCAACGACGATGAAACACGCACTCGACGGCGACACGTTCACCGTCGAGTACCCGGAGGAAGCGCCCGAAGTCAGCCCGCGCTTCCGCGGAATCCACAAGTTCAGCCAGGAGCGCTGCATCTGGTGTCGCCAGTGCGAGAACGTCTGCCCGAACGACACCATCCAGATCGTCACGGACAAGCAGCGCAACGGCGAGCAGTACAACCTCCACGTCGGCCAGTGCATCTACTGCCGGCTCTGCGAGGAGGTCTGTCCGGTGGACGCGATCCTCCTCACGGAGAACTTCGAGTTCACCGGGGACACGAAACACGACCTCGTGTTCAACAAAGAACAGCTGAAGAACGTGCCGTGGTACAACGACCTCGACCCGCTGGCGTCCCGCGAGCCCGACAGGGGCGCGTGGGTCGGCGAAGGCGAAGGCGAGGTCGACTACCAGTAG
- a CDS encoding NADH-quinone oxidoreductase subunit H yields MSTATPLPDTINDILGIGGLAGELLSMLLAAALVGTIMLTMTAFAGPWAKRKITAAFTDRISVNRIGPMGLGTIIVDAVRLLSKELIIPEEADRPAFDIAPLVLAGSALLAFAVIPMGSGIHLADPETGLVFVFAIASIASLGLLMGGYASNNKYSLLGGLRAVAQNIAYEIPLVVTAASVVLFTGSLQMSEIVAVQTAELVTVAGIRIPAWFAFVNPFAFVLFMIANLAEIGRNPFDTPEAPTEIVGGYQTEYSSVYFVLFYLGEFIHIFLGGAIATTLFLGGPSGPFLPGFVWFTIKIWAVFIFTQWCRSAVPRVRIDQIIEIGWKGLLVLSFANLVLTAVILGVTGL; encoded by the coding sequence ATGTCGACCGCAACGCCGCTCCCGGACACCATCAACGACATCCTGGGCATCGGCGGGCTCGCCGGGGAGCTGCTGTCGATGCTGCTGGCGGCCGCGCTCGTCGGCACCATCATGCTGACGATGACGGCGTTCGCGGGCCCGTGGGCGAAGCGGAAGATCACCGCGGCGTTCACCGACCGCATCTCCGTCAACCGCATCGGCCCGATGGGGCTCGGGACCATCATCGTCGACGCCGTCCGCCTGCTCTCGAAGGAACTCATCATCCCCGAGGAGGCCGACAGGCCCGCGTTCGACATCGCGCCGCTCGTGCTCGCGGGGTCGGCGCTGCTCGCGTTCGCCGTGATTCCGATGGGCAGCGGCATCCACCTCGCGGACCCCGAGACCGGACTCGTGTTCGTGTTCGCGATCGCGTCGATCGCGAGCCTCGGCCTCCTGATGGGCGGGTACGCGTCGAACAACAAGTACAGCCTCCTCGGCGGCCTGCGCGCCGTCGCGCAGAACATCGCCTACGAGATCCCGCTCGTCGTCACCGCGGCCTCCGTCGTGCTGTTCACGGGGTCGCTGCAGATGAGCGAGATCGTCGCGGTCCAGACCGCGGAACTGGTGACCGTCGCCGGCATCCGGATTCCGGCGTGGTTCGCGTTCGTGAACCCGTTCGCGTTCGTGCTGTTCATGATCGCGAACCTCGCCGAGATCGGGCGGAACCCGTTCGACACGCCCGAGGCGCCGACCGAGATCGTCGGCGGCTACCAGACGGAGTACTCCTCGGTGTACTTCGTGCTGTTCTACCTCGGGGAGTTCATCCACATCTTCCTCGGCGGCGCCATCGCGACGACGCTGTTCCTCGGCGGGCCCTCGGGGCCGTTCCTCCCCGGGTTCGTCTGGTTCACGATCAAGATCTGGGCGGTGTTCATCTTCACGCAGTGGTGCCGCTCGGCGGTCCCGCGCGTGCGCATCGACCAGATCATCGAGATCGGCTGGAAGGGCCTGCTGGTCCTTTCGTTCGCTAATCTCGTGCTCACTGCGGTAATCCTCGGGGTGACCGGACTATGA
- a CDS encoding NADH-quinone oxidoreductase subunit D: protein MSTYDKRNVQPPTTEAGDVDGDAIADLLGDHVLDREDHLNAPAYVVRADAVQDVLQTLKDDAGFDHLSCLTAEEHEDRFESIYHLKQYDDPTNEVSVVVPTPRENPVSESAEPVFRTADWHEREAYDLVGVQYEDHPNLERILLPETWQGHPLGQDYNQNKPQIVTFDENKNPLEEDYRGGEDSDTMFLNIGPHHPATHGVLHVETVLDGETVADVNPDIGYLHRCEEQMAQNGTYRYQIMPYPDRWDYGPGGIINEWAYARAAEDLADIEVPEYAQVLRTMGSELCRIACHLLATATFALDLYGDFTAIFMYGMRDREIVQNLLEDLTGQRMMFNYLRLGGVVWDVPEPREEFFENVRDFLDDLPAKLDEYHDLITSNEIFQSRCVDTGYLAPEVAKDYGVTGPVARGSGIDYDIRRDDPYGYYEELEWDVVTEDGGDNFARLLVRMREIEESARIIEQCVDLLEDWPEDDREIQANVPRTLKPEAGKETYRSVEGAKGELGIYIRADGTDKPGRFKIRSPAFSNLSALKEMSTGEYVPDLIATLGSLDVILGEVDR from the coding sequence ATGAGCACGTACGACAAACGCAACGTCCAGCCGCCGACGACGGAGGCCGGCGACGTCGACGGCGACGCCATCGCGGACCTGCTCGGCGACCACGTCCTCGACCGCGAGGACCACCTGAACGCGCCCGCGTACGTCGTCCGCGCGGACGCCGTCCAGGACGTCCTCCAGACGCTGAAGGACGACGCCGGGTTCGACCACCTCTCGTGTCTCACCGCCGAAGAGCACGAGGACCGCTTCGAGAGCATCTACCACCTCAAACAGTACGACGACCCGACCAACGAGGTCAGCGTCGTCGTGCCGACGCCCCGCGAGAACCCGGTCAGCGAGAGCGCCGAACCGGTGTTCCGCACGGCCGACTGGCACGAGCGGGAGGCCTACGACCTCGTCGGCGTCCAGTACGAGGACCACCCGAACCTCGAACGCATCCTGCTCCCGGAGACGTGGCAGGGCCACCCGCTCGGGCAGGACTACAACCAGAACAAGCCCCAGATCGTCACGTTCGACGAGAACAAGAATCCCCTAGAGGAGGACTACCGCGGCGGCGAGGACTCGGACACGATGTTCCTCAACATCGGCCCCCACCACCCCGCCACGCACGGCGTCCTCCACGTCGAGACGGTGCTGGACGGCGAGACGGTCGCGGACGTCAACCCCGACATCGGCTACCTCCACCGCTGCGAGGAGCAGATGGCCCAGAACGGCACGTACCGCTACCAGATCATGCCGTATCCGGACCGCTGGGACTACGGCCCGGGCGGCATCATCAACGAGTGGGCGTACGCGCGCGCCGCCGAGGACCTCGCGGACATCGAGGTGCCCGAGTACGCGCAGGTGCTCCGGACGATGGGCTCGGAGCTCTGCCGCATCGCCTGCCACCTGCTCGCCACCGCGACGTTCGCGCTGGACCTCTACGGCGACTTCACCGCCATCTTCATGTACGGGATGCGGGACCGGGAGATCGTCCAGAACCTCCTGGAGGACCTCACCGGCCAGCGGATGATGTTCAACTACCTCCGGCTGGGCGGGGTCGTCTGGGACGTCCCCGAGCCCCGCGAGGAGTTCTTCGAGAACGTCCGGGACTTCCTCGACGACCTCCCGGCGAAGCTCGACGAGTACCACGACCTCATCACGTCCAACGAGATCTTCCAGTCGCGGTGCGTCGACACCGGCTACCTCGCCCCCGAAGTCGCGAAGGACTACGGCGTCACGGGCCCGGTCGCCCGCGGCTCCGGCATCGACTACGACATCCGGCGCGACGACCCCTACGGCTACTACGAGGAGCTGGAGTGGGACGTCGTCACGGAGGACGGGGGCGACAACTTCGCTCGCCTGCTCGTCCGCATGCGGGAGATCGAGGAGTCCGCCCGCATCATCGAGCAGTGCGTCGACCTGCTGGAGGACTGGCCGGAGGACGACCGCGAGATTCAGGCCAACGTCCCCCGCACCCTCAAGCCGGAGGCCGGCAAGGAGACCTACCGCTCCGTCGAGGGCGCGAAGGGCGAACTCGGCATCTACATCCGCGCCGACGGCACCGACAAGCCCGGGCGCTTCAAGATCCGCAGCCCGGCGTTCAGCAACCTCTCCGCGCTCAAGGAGATGTCCACCGGGGAGTACGTCCCCGACCTCATCGCGACGCTGGGCAGCCTCGACGTGATTCTCGGGGAGGTGGACCGATAG
- a CDS encoding NADH-quinone oxidoreductase subunit B, with protein MSSDQPRDSITGASEPLTETRDARMGEGVDSRFNSKLREAFGSTPFILTKFDKFMNWVRGSSMFMLQFGIACCSIEMMHTYSVKHDLDRFHAGVPRASPRQADVIIVPGTIVSKFAPRMKRVYDQMPEPKFVVGMGNCTASGGPFQEGYNVVKGAEEVIPVDIQIPGCPPRPEALVYGVAKLQERIANGEAAPVTVKPYELEEFGDLDRDEFVQELADEIDEETLVMRYNWADSP; from the coding sequence ATGAGTAGTGACCAACCACGCGACAGCATTACGGGAGCCAGCGAGCCGCTAACCGAGACCCGCGACGCCCGAATGGGGGAGGGCGTCGACAGCCGGTTCAACTCGAAGCTCCGGGAGGCGTTCGGCTCGACGCCGTTCATCCTCACGAAGTTCGACAAGTTCATGAACTGGGTCCGGGGGTCGAGCATGTTCATGCTGCAGTTCGGTATCGCGTGCTGCAGCATCGAGATGATGCACACGTACTCGGTCAAGCACGACCTCGACCGCTTCCACGCGGGCGTCCCCCGCGCGTCGCCGCGGCAGGCCGACGTCATCATCGTGCCGGGGACCATCGTCTCGAAGTTCGCCCCGCGCATGAAGCGCGTCTACGACCAGATGCCCGAGCCGAAGTTCGTCGTCGGCATGGGCAACTGCACGGCCTCCGGCGGCCCGTTCCAGGAGGGGTACAACGTCGTGAAGGGCGCCGAGGAGGTCATCCCGGTCGACATCCAGATTCCGGGCTGCCCGCCGCGGCCGGAGGCGCTCGTCTACGGCGTCGCGAAGCTCCAGGAGCGCATCGCCAACGGCGAAGCGGCGCCGGTGACGGTGAAACCCTACGAGCTCGAGGAGTTCGGCGACCTCGACCGCGACGAGTTCGTCCAGGAGCTCGCCGACGAGATCGACGAGGAGACCCTCGTCATGCGCTACAACTGGGCTGATTCACCATGA
- a CDS encoding NADH-quinone oxidoreductase subunit A, whose amino-acid sequence MNPWIAIGMLALVGILIPVSMMMVSSLLRPTVPEQGKRATYESGEVPTKNARVQFNIQYYMVALLFLVFDIETVLIFPWTVIYQDAVQSAGLTRALLPMLVFIGVLVVGLAWAWRKGVVQWVRAPRYQAKTHE is encoded by the coding sequence ATGAATCCATGGATCGCCATCGGTATGTTGGCGCTCGTGGGCATCCTCATCCCGGTCTCGATGATGATGGTGTCCTCGCTACTGCGCCCGACCGTACCCGAACAAGGGAAGCGAGCCACCTACGAGAGTGGCGAAGTTCCCACGAAGAACGCGCGCGTCCAGTTCAACATCCAGTACTACATGGTCGCGCTGCTGTTCCTCGTGTTCGACATCGAAACCGTTCTCATCTTCCCGTGGACCGTTATCTACCAGGACGCCGTCCAGTCCGCCGGCCTGACTCGCGCGCTGCTGCCGATGCTCGTCTTCATCGGCGTGCTCGTCGTCGGGCTCGCGTGGGCGTGGCGGAAGGGCGTCGTCCAGTGGGTGCGGGCACCGCGGTACCAAGCAAAAACACATGAGTAG
- the purE gene encoding 5-(carboxyamino)imidazole ribonucleotide mutase has product MTTVQDLVDLFESEADRDRPSEETPDVGIVMGSDSDLDVMAGAHDALTDLGFEEVTDYDDPPSGYSFESWVVSAHRTPDLMYAYAQTAADRGLDVIVAGAGGKSADLPNMTASLAYPIPVVGVPVQEKSVDSVIGMPTGAPITAVDAGKSYNAGLSAAQFLATSDDDLAQRLRDLHAEQSDGVAGVSRELHERGTPGFRATRE; this is encoded by the coding sequence ATGACCACAGTCCAAGACCTCGTCGACCTGTTCGAATCGGAAGCCGACCGCGACCGCCCCAGCGAGGAGACCCCGGACGTGGGCATCGTCATGGGCAGCGACAGCGACCTCGACGTGATGGCGGGCGCTCACGACGCGCTCACCGACCTCGGCTTCGAAGAAGTCACCGACTACGACGACCCGCCGTCGGGGTACTCCTTCGAGTCGTGGGTCGTCTCCGCCCACCGGACGCCGGACCTCATGTACGCGTACGCGCAGACCGCCGCCGACCGCGGCCTCGACGTCATCGTCGCCGGCGCCGGCGGGAAGTCCGCGGACCTCCCGAACATGACCGCCTCGTTGGCGTACCCGATTCCGGTCGTCGGCGTCCCCGTCCAGGAGAAGTCCGTCGACTCCGTCATCGGGATGCCCACCGGTGCGCCGATCACGGCCGTCGACGCCGGGAAGTCCTACAACGCCGGCCTCTCGGCCGCGCAGTTCCTCGCGACCAGCGACGACGACCTCGCCCAGCGGCTCCGGGACCTCCACGCCGAGCAGAGCGACGGCGTCGCCGGCGTCTCTCGCGAACTCCACGAACGCGGGACGCCGGGGTTCCGCGCTACCCGAGAGTAG
- a CDS encoding 5-(carboxyamino)imidazole ribonucleotide synthase, with amino-acid sequence MRGGRVRQFLCRCRRKSRVMTVPVPGATVGVVGGGQLGRMLAEAASPLGVEVVVLDPTPDCPACPPAADQIVAEFDDDEAVRELAERADVLTYEIELADPAALADVSEETGVPVHPSPRTLETIQDKLVQDRAYADADIPVPAFRAVDDADGLEAAFDDLGRPLMLKMRTGGYDGRGNAPVESVAEARETFDGIGDMVAEELVDFDRELSVIAASGDGETATFPVAENVHEAEILRESVVPARTGESVREEATEVARDVLDALDGRGVFGVELFEADGRILVNEVAPRPHNSGHYTIEGCHTSQFEQFARALCGLPLGDTGLRQPTVMANVLGDPDAEERPAELDGVPSALRDDRVALHWYGKRDVRPLRKMGHVTVGGDDRGELLMRARAARDALSFTPDQ; translated from the coding sequence ATACGAGGCGGTCGAGTTCGGCAATTCTTATGCAGGTGTAGGCGGAAGTCGCGGGTGATGACGGTACCCGTTCCCGGAGCGACAGTCGGGGTCGTCGGCGGCGGCCAGCTCGGCCGGATGCTCGCCGAGGCCGCGAGCCCGCTGGGCGTCGAGGTCGTCGTCCTCGACCCCACGCCGGACTGCCCGGCGTGCCCGCCGGCCGCCGACCAGATCGTCGCCGAGTTCGACGACGACGAGGCCGTCCGCGAGCTCGCCGAACGCGCGGACGTACTCACGTACGAGATCGAGCTCGCGGACCCCGCGGCGCTCGCCGACGTCAGCGAGGAGACCGGCGTGCCCGTCCACCCCTCCCCGAGGACGCTGGAGACGATCCAGGACAAGCTCGTGCAGGACCGCGCGTACGCCGACGCCGACATCCCGGTGCCGGCGTTCCGCGCGGTCGACGACGCCGACGGCCTCGAAGCCGCGTTCGACGACCTCGGTCGGCCGCTGATGTTGAAGATGCGCACCGGCGGCTACGACGGCCGCGGGAACGCGCCCGTCGAATCGGTCGCGGAGGCCCGGGAGACGTTCGACGGCATCGGGGACATGGTCGCCGAGGAGCTCGTCGACTTCGACCGGGAGCTGTCGGTCATCGCCGCCAGCGGCGACGGCGAGACGGCGACGTTCCCCGTCGCGGAGAACGTCCACGAGGCCGAGATTCTCCGCGAGTCCGTGGTGCCCGCGCGCACCGGCGAGAGCGTCCGCGAGGAGGCGACCGAAGTGGCCCGGGACGTCCTCGACGCACTCGACGGCCGCGGCGTCTTCGGCGTCGAGCTGTTCGAGGCCGACGGCCGAATTCTCGTCAACGAGGTGGCGCCACGGCCGCACAACTCCGGGCACTACACCATCGAGGGCTGTCACACCTCGCAGTTCGAGCAGTTCGCCCGCGCGCTCTGCGGGCTCCCGCTCGGGGACACAGGGCTCCGCCAGCCGACCGTGATGGCGAACGTGCTCGGCGACCCGGACGCCGAGGAGCGCCCCGCCGAGCTGGACGGCGTGCCGAGCGCGCTCCGCGACGACCGCGTCGCGCTCCACTGGTACGGCAAGCGCGACGTGCGGCCGCTCCGGAAGATGGGGCACGTCACCGTCGGCGGCGACGACCGCGGCGAACTCCTGATGCGTGCGCGTGCCGCCCGCGACGCGCTCTCCTTCACTCCAGACCAATGA
- a CDS encoding flippase activity-associated protein Agl23, which translates to MPSHGRRRVAAAVAAAVLLALALRFVALGDRIFHWDEARVGYWVLQYAASGEWSYRAIVHGPFLFHVDEWLFGVFGASDAVARAPVALVGGLLPATAWLFRTRLDDVEVAALAALLALNPVLVYYSRFMRNDVLVAAFSLAALGLAVRALDTRRGGYLVAAGAVLGLAFTTKENALVYVGMFAGASALLLDERLFTARERSASWESELHDSIRSVGSGLLAWRRAVAGGALAFLVVTVVFYAPRPEFYAAFGDPTRLPEVIAAGTAGAWGEFWGTWGTSGSVSREHSYVAFLVDAVRTLGAASLMLVAAAVVGFLAERYVADEPRDFVLFAAYWAIASVIVYPAVTDISGHWSVVHAVVPMAVPAAVGVRVVADRGRSAYRSDDRVGVALAALVLLAAVAQMGAVTAETSYLMPQDQDNELVQFGQPGSDMRATLDRVERIAPANDGTDVLYYGSHFHVATDYDPTDPASVSGTDWFNRLPLPWYTERAGAVTDSTTRLTAPETAAENDTVSVATTDAPVVITRAEHYEDVREQLGDEYEGWTYELTARNTVVVVFVDTEAEGFAEPATD; encoded by the coding sequence ATGCCCTCCCACGGACGCCGCCGGGTCGCCGCAGCCGTCGCCGCCGCGGTGTTGCTCGCGCTCGCGCTGCGGTTCGTCGCGCTCGGCGACCGAATCTTCCACTGGGACGAGGCGCGCGTCGGCTACTGGGTGCTCCAGTACGCCGCGTCCGGCGAGTGGTCGTACCGCGCCATCGTCCACGGCCCGTTCCTCTTCCACGTCGACGAGTGGCTGTTCGGCGTCTTCGGCGCCAGTGACGCCGTGGCCCGCGCGCCGGTCGCGCTCGTCGGCGGCCTGCTGCCCGCGACGGCGTGGCTGTTCCGCACGCGCCTCGACGACGTGGAAGTCGCCGCGCTGGCCGCCCTGCTCGCGCTCAACCCCGTGCTCGTCTACTACTCGCGGTTCATGCGCAACGACGTGCTCGTCGCGGCGTTCAGCCTCGCGGCGCTCGGGCTCGCGGTGCGCGCGCTCGACACCCGCCGCGGCGGCTACCTCGTCGCCGCGGGCGCGGTGCTCGGGCTGGCGTTCACCACGAAGGAGAACGCGCTCGTCTACGTCGGGATGTTCGCCGGTGCGAGCGCGCTCCTCCTCGACGAGCGGCTGTTCACGGCCCGCGAGCGCAGCGCGTCGTGGGAGAGCGAACTCCACGACAGCATCCGTAGCGTGGGCAGCGGCCTGCTCGCGTGGCGGCGCGCCGTCGCGGGCGGCGCGCTCGCGTTCCTCGTCGTCACCGTCGTCTTCTACGCGCCGCGACCGGAGTTTTACGCTGCGTTCGGAGATCCGACGCGGCTCCCCGAAGTGATTGCGGCGGGCACGGCCGGCGCGTGGGGGGAGTTCTGGGGGACGTGGGGCACGAGCGGCAGCGTCTCCCGCGAGCACAGCTACGTCGCGTTCCTCGTGGACGCGGTGCGGACGCTCGGCGCGGCGTCGCTGATGCTCGTCGCGGCCGCCGTCGTCGGCTTCCTCGCGGAGCGCTACGTCGCCGACGAGCCCCGTGACTTCGTGCTGTTCGCGGCCTACTGGGCGATCGCATCCGTCATCGTCTACCCCGCCGTGACGGACATCTCCGGGCACTGGTCGGTCGTGCACGCGGTCGTCCCGATGGCGGTTCCCGCAGCGGTCGGCGTGCGCGTCGTCGCGGACCGCGGCCGCTCGGCCTACCGGAGCGACGACCGCGTGGGCGTCGCGCTCGCCGCGCTCGTGCTGCTCGCGGCGGTCGCGCAGATGGGCGCGGTCACGGCGGAGACGTCGTACCTGATGCCCCAGGACCAGGACAACGAGCTCGTACAGTTCGGCCAGCCGGGCAGCGACATGCGGGCGACGCTCGACCGCGTCGAGCGAATCGCGCCCGCGAACGACGGCACCGACGTGCTCTACTACGGGAGCCACTTCCACGTCGCGACCGACTACGACCCCACCGACCCGGCGAGCGTCTCGGGGACGGACTGGTTCAATCGGCTGCCGCTGCCGTGGTACACCGAGCGCGCGGGCGCGGTGACAGACTCGACGACGCGGCTCACCGCGCCCGAAACGGCCGCCGAGAACGACACGGTCAGCGTCGCGACGACGGACGCGCCGGTCGTGATAACGCGAGCGGAACACTACGAGGACGTCCGGGAGCAGCTCGGCGACGAGTACGAGGGGTGGACGTACGAGCTCACCGCGCGGAACACGGTCGTCGTCGTGTTCGTGGACACCGAGGCCGAGGGGTTCGCCGAACCCGCCACGGATTGA
- the ribH gene encoding 6,7-dimethyl-8-ribityllumazine synthase has protein sequence MVALGLVVAEFNRSVTEQMESAARETAADAGADVVDVVSVPGAYDAPLAADRLARRDDVDAVAVVGAIVTGDTDHDQVIAHATAQKLTDVSLDRDTPVAFGVAGPGMSGAEARERVEKGAEAVDSAIHLAEEL, from the coding sequence ATGGTAGCGCTCGGGCTCGTCGTTGCGGAGTTCAACCGCAGCGTCACCGAACAGATGGAGTCGGCCGCCCGCGAGACGGCCGCCGACGCGGGCGCCGACGTCGTCGACGTGGTGTCCGTGCCAGGGGCGTACGACGCCCCGCTGGCCGCCGACCGGCTCGCGCGCCGCGACGACGTCGACGCCGTCGCGGTCGTCGGCGCCATCGTCACGGGCGACACCGACCACGACCAGGTCATCGCGCACGCGACCGCCCAGAAGCTCACCGACGTCAGCCTCGACCGCGACACGCCGGTCGCGTTCGGCGTGGCGGGGCCGGGGATGTCGGGGGCGGAGGCGCGCGAACGCGTCGAGAAGGGAGCGGAAGCGGTAGACAGTGCGATTCACCTCGCGGAGGAACTCTAA
- a CDS encoding pyridoxal phosphate-dependent aminotransferase, with amino-acid sequence MDFTDRVRRVEPSATLAVSNLANELEAEGADVIDLSVGEPDFDTPQNVKDAAEEALEAGETGYTSSNGIPALREAVAAKLRDDGIDYEAGNVIVTPGAKQALFETFQALADDGDEVVLLDPAWVSYEAMAKIAGAELSRVDLAPHDFQLEPALDDLEATVSDDTELLVVNSPSNPSGSVYSREAMEAVRDLAVEHDVTVISDEIYQHINYGREHVSLAALDGMFERTVTINGFSKAYAMTGWRLGYLAGPEELIDQAGKVHSHSVSSATNFVQHAGVEALQNTDESVEEMVEAFESRKERLLELFAEHGTDVPEPDGAFYVMVPVDEDDEQWCKDALRDANVATVPGSAFGTPGYARISYAASTERLEEAVERLADEGYL; translated from the coding sequence ATGGACTTCACCGACAGGGTACGACGAGTGGAACCGAGCGCGACGCTCGCGGTCAGCAACCTCGCGAACGAACTCGAAGCCGAGGGCGCGGACGTCATCGACCTCTCGGTCGGCGAACCCGACTTCGACACGCCGCAGAACGTCAAGGACGCCGCCGAGGAGGCGCTGGAAGCCGGCGAGACGGGGTACACGTCCTCGAACGGCATCCCGGCGCTCCGGGAGGCCGTCGCGGCGAAGCTCCGGGACGACGGCATCGACTACGAGGCCGGCAACGTCATCGTGACGCCGGGCGCGAAGCAGGCGCTGTTCGAGACGTTCCAGGCGCTCGCCGACGACGGCGACGAGGTCGTGCTGCTGGACCCGGCGTGGGTGTCCTACGAGGCGATGGCGAAGATCGCCGGCGCGGAGCTCTCCCGCGTGGACCTCGCGCCCCACGACTTCCAGCTGGAGCCGGCGCTCGACGACCTCGAAGCCACCGTCTCCGACGACACGGAGCTGCTGGTCGTGAACTCGCCGAGCAACCCCTCGGGGTCGGTGTACTCCCGGGAGGCGATGGAGGCCGTCCGCGACCTCGCCGTCGAGCACGACGTGACGGTCATCTCGGACGAGATCTACCAGCACATCAACTACGGCCGCGAGCACGTCAGCCTCGCCGCCCTCGACGGGATGTTCGAGCGCACCGTCACCATCAACGGCTTCTCGAAGGCGTACGCGATGACGGGCTGGCGGCTGGGCTATCTCGCGGGGCCCGAGGAGCTGATCGACCAGGCGGGGAAGGTCCACTCCCACTCCGTCTCGTCGGCGACGAACTTCGTCCAGCACGCGGGCGTCGAAGCCCTCCAGAACACCGACGAGTCCGTCGAGGAGATGGTCGAGGCGTTCGAATCCCGTAAAGAGCGCCTGCTCGAACTGTTCGCCGAGCACGGCACGGACGTCCCCGAGCCGGACGGCGCGTTCTACGTGATGGTGCCCGTCGACGAGGACGACGAGCAGTGGTGCAAGGACGCGCTCCGCGACGCCAACGTCGCGACCGTCCCGGGGAGCGCGTTCGGCACGCCGGGCTACGCGCGCATCTCGTACGCGGCGAGCACCGAGCGGCTCGAAGAAGCCGTCGAGCGCCTCGCCGACGAAGGCTACCTGTAG